One stretch of Novosphingobium pentaromativorans US6-1 DNA includes these proteins:
- a CDS encoding D-alanine--D-alanine ligase — MSLPKLHVAVLMGGWSHERSVSLMSGEGVAKALESKGHKVTRIDMDRNVALRLSEAAPDVVFNALHGAPGEDGTVQGMMDLMGLTYTHSGLATSVIAIDKELTKQALVPHGIPMPGGRIVASEDLYTGDPLPRPYVLKPVNEGSSVGVAIVMDESNYGNPIRRDAAGPWQEFDHLLAEPYIRGRELTTAVIGDRSLLVTELKPKSGFYDFDSKYTDGLTEHVCPAEIPDEIAQACKDLALRAHRLLGCKGTSRSDFRWDDTQGVEGLFLLETNTQPGMTPLSLVPEQARACGMEYADLVEAIIAEALEDARAKRAAGAVKGAE; from the coding sequence GTGAGCCTTCCCAAACTTCATGTCGCGGTCCTGATGGGCGGTTGGTCGCATGAGCGGTCGGTTTCACTGATGAGCGGGGAAGGCGTGGCCAAGGCGCTGGAGTCCAAGGGCCACAAGGTTACTCGAATCGACATGGACCGTAATGTCGCGCTGCGCCTGTCGGAAGCCGCGCCCGATGTCGTGTTCAATGCGCTGCACGGTGCTCCGGGCGAGGATGGCACGGTTCAGGGCATGATGGACCTCATGGGCCTTACCTATACCCATTCCGGCCTCGCAACGTCGGTCATTGCCATCGACAAGGAACTGACCAAGCAGGCGCTCGTCCCCCATGGCATTCCGATGCCGGGCGGGCGCATCGTCGCCTCCGAAGATCTCTACACGGGCGATCCGCTGCCGCGCCCTTATGTCCTCAAGCCGGTCAACGAAGGCTCGTCCGTCGGCGTTGCGATCGTCATGGACGAGAGCAACTACGGCAATCCGATCCGCCGCGATGCAGCCGGGCCGTGGCAGGAATTCGATCACCTGCTGGCCGAGCCCTACATCCGCGGCCGCGAACTGACGACGGCGGTGATCGGCGACCGCTCGCTGCTGGTAACGGAACTGAAGCCGAAGTCCGGTTTCTATGACTTCGATTCCAAGTACACCGACGGCTTGACCGAGCATGTTTGCCCGGCCGAAATCCCGGACGAGATTGCGCAGGCCTGCAAAGACCTAGCCCTGCGCGCGCACCGACTGCTCGGCTGCAAGGGCACCAGCCGCTCGGATTTCCGCTGGGACGATACGCAGGGCGTGGAGGGGCTGTTCCTGCTGGAAACCAACACCCAGCCCGGCATGACGCCGCTCAGCCTCGTGCCCGAGCAGGCCCGGGCCTGCGGCATGGAATATGCCGACCTCGTCGAGGCGATTATCGCCGAGGCGCTGGAGGACGCGCGGGCGAAACGAGCTGCGGGGGCAGTGAAGGGGGCTGAATGA
- a CDS encoding cell division protein FtsQ/DivIB, producing MSQTIRRKSKSARKSAARQGTKAKVRQARATTGSAMDVAMSWLPFSEDQLHRIFLFAILAGAGVLAWLAASAAGLPALVGDQVAQIAAHSGFEVKTVVVRGAQNINKLKVYEKALAERNRAMPDVDLEGLRSELLELSWIKDARVSRQLPDTLVIDIVEREPHAVLRKADRFVLIDESGHELEAISRKDAQGRLIVSGFGAGQQVTQLAHLLEAAPALKPRVREAEWIGNRRWNLTFKTGQVLALPEGEKPSANALVTFARLDGTNRLLGGKVTAFDMRARDRIYLRVPDEEGRELALKAGAVPHSVEAD from the coding sequence ATGAGCCAGACGATCCGGCGCAAGTCGAAGAGCGCGAGGAAGTCCGCCGCAAGGCAGGGCACCAAGGCCAAGGTCCGGCAGGCCCGAGCGACGACCGGATCGGCGATGGACGTCGCGATGAGCTGGCTGCCGTTCTCGGAAGACCAGCTTCACCGCATCTTCCTCTTCGCGATCCTTGCAGGCGCAGGCGTGCTGGCTTGGCTGGCCGCCAGTGCCGCGGGCCTTCCCGCGCTGGTCGGCGATCAGGTGGCCCAGATCGCCGCGCATTCGGGCTTCGAGGTCAAGACCGTGGTCGTGCGCGGGGCGCAGAACATCAACAAGCTCAAGGTCTATGAAAAGGCCCTGGCCGAACGCAACCGGGCGATGCCCGACGTCGATCTCGAAGGGCTGCGCAGCGAACTGCTCGAGCTTTCGTGGATCAAGGATGCGCGCGTATCGCGCCAGTTGCCCGATACGCTAGTGATCGACATTGTCGAGCGCGAGCCGCACGCGGTGCTGCGCAAGGCCGACCGCTTCGTCCTGATCGACGAATCCGGGCATGAGCTGGAGGCGATCAGCCGCAAGGATGCGCAAGGGCGGCTTATCGTCTCGGGCTTTGGCGCCGGGCAGCAGGTGACCCAGCTCGCCCACCTTCTCGAAGCTGCACCCGCGCTCAAGCCGCGTGTGCGCGAGGCGGAGTGGATCGGCAATCGCCGCTGGAATCTGACGTTCAAGACCGGGCAGGTGCTCGCGCTTCCCGAGGGCGAAAAGCCTTCGGCCAACGCGCTGGTCACCTTCGCCCGGCTCGACGGGACCAACCGCCTGCTGGGCGGCAAGGTTACCGCATTCGACATGCGGGCACGCGATCGCATCTATCTGCGCGTGCCCGACGAGGAAGGCAGGGAACTCGCGCTCAAGGCGGGCGCGGTTCCACACAGTGTGGAGGCAGACTGA
- the ftsA gene encoding cell division protein FtsA — MAGPRITRVFGAVNIGSFRISAIVAGISETGDMIVLGSGHRASQGIKRGYVTDMTAATYAVRDAIDRAERMANTSVQKVWIGCSGAGLASRIDQFDAEIGGRRIEQEDIDQLLVSARDVIQPDGRMVLHAQPAQYRLDGAHGVVDPKGLHAERLGVDIHVMLADGAPIRNLTEAVQSAHLEVEAVVGSPIAAGQACLSPEERDLGVALVEFGAEVTNVAIYSGGMLTDMIPIPMGSADITDAIASAFGIRRFQAERLKCVNGSAIASPTDHREMIPVNAPGEEGVGPIARHADEKNRIPRAELIGVITGQLGALMEEVSKALKAMRFSGQRGQQVVFTGGGAELVGLADFAQAALGKPVRIGRVPQLSGLAEAHVKPGFSTLAGLVLYAADDPVDIRSLGKSHQKTVKYSGLGVVGRVVSALKEYF; from the coding sequence ATGGCAGGCCCGCGCATCACCCGCGTCTTCGGCGCGGTCAATATCGGTTCCTTCCGCATTTCCGCGATTGTCGCGGGCATTTCGGAGACCGGCGACATGATTGTCCTGGGCTCCGGGCACCGCGCCAGCCAGGGCATCAAGCGCGGCTACGTGACCGACATGACGGCGGCGACTTATGCCGTGCGCGATGCCATCGACCGGGCCGAGCGCATGGCCAACACTTCGGTCCAGAAAGTCTGGATCGGCTGCTCGGGAGCCGGGCTCGCCAGCCGTATCGACCAGTTCGACGCCGAAATCGGCGGCCGCCGGATCGAGCAGGAGGACATCGACCAGCTGCTCGTCAGTGCGCGCGACGTGATCCAGCCCGACGGGCGCATGGTCCTGCACGCGCAGCCGGCGCAGTACCGCCTCGATGGCGCCCACGGCGTCGTCGATCCCAAGGGGCTCCATGCCGAGCGCCTCGGTGTCGACATTCACGTCATGCTGGCCGACGGCGCGCCGATCCGCAACCTCACCGAGGCGGTCCAGAGCGCGCACCTCGAGGTCGAAGCCGTGGTCGGTTCACCGATTGCGGCGGGGCAGGCCTGCCTCTCGCCCGAAGAGCGCGATCTGGGCGTTGCGCTCGTCGAATTCGGGGCGGAAGTTACCAATGTTGCGATCTATTCGGGCGGCATGCTGACCGACATGATCCCGATCCCGATGGGCTCGGCCGATATCACCGATGCGATAGCTTCGGCCTTCGGCATCCGCCGCTTTCAGGCCGAGCGCCTGAAGTGCGTCAACGGTTCGGCCATCGCCAGTCCGACCGACCATCGCGAGATGATTCCGGTCAATGCCCCGGGCGAGGAGGGTGTCGGGCCCATCGCCCGCCATGCCGACGAGAAGAACCGCATCCCGCGCGCCGAACTGATCGGCGTGATTACCGGTCAGCTCGGCGCATTGATGGAAGAAGTCAGCAAGGCCCTGAAGGCCATGCGCTTCAGCGGTCAGCGCGGACAGCAGGTGGTGTTCACGGGAGGCGGCGCGGAGCTGGTCGGGCTTGCCGATTTTGCCCAGGCCGCACTGGGTAAACCAGTGCGGATCGGCCGCGTCCCGCAGCTTTCGGGCCTTGCCGAAGCCCATGTAAAACCGGGGTTTTCAACCCTGGCCGGCCTTGTGTTATACGCCGCCGATGACCCGGTGGACATCCGCAGTCTTGGAAAGAGCCACCAGAAGACCGTCAAGTACAGCGGGCTTGGCGTGGTGGGTCGAGTTGTCAGTGCCTTGAAGGAATATTTCTGA
- the ftsZ gene encoding cell division protein FtsZ, translating to MSINIGPPAIDELRPRIVVIGVGGAGGNAIANMIEAQIEGVDFVVANTDAQALNNSIAETRVQLGPDITQGLGAGSRPEVGRAAAEETLEEIDRLLDGVHMVFIAAGMGGGTGTGAAPIIAQAAREKGVLTVGVVTKPFMFEGTRRMRSAEAGIEELQKHVDTLIVIPNQNLFLVAKAETTFKEAFSLADEVLQQGVRSITDLMVMPGLINLDFADVRSVMGEMGKAMMGTGEGEGPNRALEAAEQAIANPLLDGVSMQGAKGVIISIIGGDDMKLLEVDEAANHIRELVDPDANIIWGSAFNPDLQGKIRVSVVATGIEQTAEQAEVASRPMSLGASRGPVRPAVARPVAVETPGEPEPLELGEPEPAPAPAPQAEPVAAAPEPQSFDELELGASEEIEGAEEQKEAASGSYASLSGLRTPRKDPLDLGAEAEASEPARNQDELMLDGGQAAPAPSPTSIPRRAAPAQPASGGGSTLFERMTSLSRPKPAASAQPDEEEDSASISIPRFLGRQNNQ from the coding sequence ATGAGCATTAACATTGGACCGCCGGCGATCGACGAACTTCGCCCGCGGATTGTCGTAATCGGTGTCGGCGGGGCCGGTGGCAACGCTATTGCCAACATGATCGAGGCCCAGATCGAGGGCGTCGATTTCGTGGTGGCCAATACCGATGCGCAGGCCCTGAACAATTCCATCGCCGAAACCCGCGTGCAGCTGGGTCCGGACATCACCCAGGGCCTCGGTGCCGGTTCGCGCCCCGAGGTGGGACGCGCCGCAGCCGAGGAGACGCTCGAGGAGATCGATCGTCTGCTGGACGGCGTCCACATGGTCTTCATCGCTGCCGGCATGGGCGGCGGCACCGGCACGGGTGCCGCTCCGATCATCGCGCAGGCCGCGCGTGAAAAGGGCGTCCTGACTGTCGGCGTGGTGACCAAGCCCTTCATGTTCGAAGGCACGCGTCGCATGCGTTCGGCCGAAGCGGGCATCGAAGAGCTGCAGAAGCACGTCGATACCCTGATCGTCATACCGAACCAGAACCTGTTCCTCGTCGCCAAGGCGGAGACGACCTTCAAGGAAGCGTTCTCGCTTGCCGACGAAGTGCTGCAGCAGGGCGTGCGCTCGATCACCGACCTCATGGTCATGCCGGGCCTGATCAACCTCGACTTTGCCGACGTGCGTTCGGTCATGGGCGAGATGGGCAAGGCGATGATGGGTACGGGCGAGGGCGAAGGTCCGAACCGTGCGCTCGAGGCGGCCGAGCAGGCGATTGCCAACCCGCTGCTCGACGGCGTGTCGATGCAGGGCGCCAAGGGCGTCATCATCTCGATCATCGGCGGCGACGACATGAAGCTGCTCGAAGTCGACGAGGCGGCCAACCACATCCGCGAACTGGTCGATCCCGACGCCAACATCATCTGGGGTTCGGCGTTCAACCCGGACCTGCAGGGCAAGATCCGGGTCTCGGTCGTCGCTACCGGCATCGAGCAGACCGCCGAGCAGGCCGAAGTGGCTTCGCGTCCGATGAGCCTGGGTGCCTCGCGCGGCCCGGTTCGTCCGGCCGTTGCCCGTCCGGTCGCCGTCGAAACGCCCGGCGAGCCGGAACCGCTTGAACTGGGCGAGCCCGAGCCGGCGCCTGCGCCTGCGCCGCAGGCCGAACCGGTCGCCGCCGCTCCCGAGCCGCAGTCGTTCGACGAGCTCGAGCTCGGTGCGAGCGAGGAGATCGAGGGCGCCGAAGAGCAGAAGGAAGCCGCTTCGGGCAGCTATGCCAGCCTTTCCGGGCTGCGCACGCCGCGCAAGGATCCGCTGGATCTCGGCGCGGAAGCCGAAGCCTCCGAACCGGCGCGCAACCAGGACGAACTGATGCTCGACGGCGGGCAGGCCGCTCCGGCGCCTTCGCCGACGTCGATTCCGCGTCGCGCTGCACCGGCCCAGCCGGCATCGGGCGGCGGCAGCACCCTGTTCGAGCGCATGACCAGCCTGTCCCGGCCCAAGCCGGCAGCCAGCGCGCAGCCGGACGAGGAAGAGGACAGCGCCTCGATCAGCATTCCGCGCTTCCTCGGGCGCCAGAACAACCAGTAA
- a CDS encoding tetratricopeptide repeat protein, giving the protein MRFELRVSRFLAGVGLAAFSFVPVAASAQSAPVVSRPIVQAIPSVDPQKLSDALTRLGRDPRDVNALMDAADAARALGDYDASIGFYRRAEDLSPNNARIKSGLASALVLSGDPVAAIPVFAEAERAGARASDIASDRGLAFDLVGDNATAQRYYIGALNGSGDDEVRLRYAVSQAIAGDVEAAQQTLMPLLRKQDKPGWRTRAFTLAIVGDTKEAVDLANRILPAPLAQNVAPYLRYMPRLTKAQQAAAANLGKFPKASEIGRDDPRIASYKPVQLAAAMPAAAKTQAPAYSDKASRQKAAKAQAEQVRREAEVNENRRKAALASASADRVAPPDPKPTIEREMGDLPPRDANGELPPVNAGSARQAAAAASMARAAPTPAPTPAPVRASAEAPAPVTTPPPRPAQAASATSAMPASPSPTASAPPRPAASTSGNFDLARIGGSASPPPPASPSSVPVVATSASSLTSRPVAEAPPEPGPSQLSLSEIFADLGKPTTQAMPASGAVDIRKIIPAKPKPKEEPKPAPKPEKPAPPPPPAHPSRIWVQIGVGRDKSAIAFDWRRHLRETPELFKGRKPYVSEMGRTNRILVGPFETSKAANEFAADVRKADVANALPWTSPAGQVVDELPAK; this is encoded by the coding sequence TTGCGGTTTGAGCTGAGGGTTTCGCGGTTCCTGGCAGGCGTGGGCCTCGCCGCCTTTTCGTTTGTCCCCGTCGCCGCATCGGCCCAGAGCGCCCCGGTCGTTTCACGGCCCATCGTCCAGGCGATCCCCAGCGTCGATCCCCAGAAGCTCAGCGATGCGCTGACCCGGCTCGGCCGTGACCCGCGCGACGTCAACGCGCTGATGGATGCCGCCGATGCCGCGCGCGCGCTGGGTGACTATGACGCCTCGATCGGCTTCTATCGCCGCGCGGAAGACCTTTCTCCGAACAATGCACGGATCAAGTCGGGCCTGGCGAGCGCGCTGGTCCTGAGCGGCGATCCGGTCGCGGCTATTCCGGTCTTTGCCGAGGCAGAGCGGGCAGGGGCCAGAGCCAGCGACATCGCCTCCGACCGCGGCCTTGCCTTCGACCTCGTCGGCGACAATGCGACGGCCCAGCGCTACTACATCGGCGCGCTCAATGGTTCGGGCGACGACGAGGTGCGGCTGCGCTATGCCGTCAGCCAGGCCATCGCGGGCGACGTCGAGGCGGCGCAGCAGACGCTGATGCCCTTGCTGCGCAAGCAGGACAAGCCGGGCTGGCGCACCCGTGCCTTCACGCTGGCAATCGTCGGCGACACCAAGGAGGCGGTCGACCTTGCGAACCGTATCCTGCCTGCGCCCCTGGCACAGAACGTGGCGCCGTACTTGCGCTACATGCCGCGCCTGACCAAGGCCCAGCAGGCTGCGGCGGCCAACCTCGGAAAATTTCCCAAGGCATCGGAAATCGGCCGCGACGATCCGCGCATCGCTTCCTACAAACCGGTGCAGCTTGCTGCCGCGATGCCAGCCGCCGCTAAGACGCAGGCGCCAGCCTATTCGGACAAGGCGAGCCGGCAGAAGGCCGCCAAAGCACAGGCCGAACAGGTCAGGCGCGAGGCCGAAGTCAACGAGAACCGGCGCAAGGCCGCGCTCGCCTCGGCCTCGGCGGACCGCGTTGCGCCGCCCGATCCCAAACCGACGATCGAGCGCGAAATGGGTGATTTGCCGCCGCGCGATGCCAATGGCGAACTGCCGCCGGTGAACGCGGGTTCGGCGCGTCAGGCAGCAGCAGCAGCAAGCATGGCCCGCGCCGCGCCCACTCCGGCACCCACTCCGGCACCTGTTCGTGCCTCCGCTGAGGCACCTGCACCCGTGACCACGCCGCCGCCGCGCCCCGCGCAGGCCGCATCAGCCACGAGCGCGATGCCGGCGTCGCCATCGCCCACTGCGTCTGCGCCGCCGCGGCCTGCGGCTTCGACGTCGGGCAACTTCGATTTGGCCAGGATCGGCGGTTCGGCATCGCCGCCGCCGCCTGCCAGTCCTTCGTCTGTGCCCGTCGTCGCTACTTCCGCTTCGTCCCTGACATCCAGACCAGTGGCGGAAGCGCCGCCTGAGCCGGGGCCAAGCCAGCTTTCGCTTTCGGAGATCTTCGCCGATCTGGGCAAGCCCACGACGCAGGCCATGCCCGCCTCCGGCGCAGTCGATATCCGCAAGATCATTCCGGCCAAGCCGAAGCCCAAGGAAGAGCCGAAGCCTGCTCCCAAGCCGGAGAAGCCGGCGCCGCCTCCTCCGCCCGCGCATCCGAGCCGGATCTGGGTGCAGATCGGAGTCGGCCGCGACAAGAGTGCGATCGCTTTCGACTGGCGCCGTCATCTGCGTGAGACGCCGGAGCTGTTCAAGGGGCGCAAGCCCTATGTCAGCGAAATGGGACGGACCAACCGTATTCTCGTCGGTCCGTTCGAGACCAGCAAGGCGGCGAACGAGTTCGCGGCCGATGTCCGCAAGGCAGACGTCGCGAACGCCTTGCCGTGGACGAGCCCGGCAGGCCAGGTCGTGGACGAATTGCCAGCCAAGTGA
- a CDS encoding YbjN domain-containing protein, with translation MSGFMRTVQDEMGSEDEAAPVEMLACLFEARDWPFEHTSDDEISAEVKGSWATYQIQAVWRREDRVLQLLCLPDIRVTDAKRAAVYEALAMINEQLWVGHFDVWSNGSVVLYRHGLMLGEDGLLGPGQAQMVVEAAIEECDRFYPVFQFILWGDKTPSEALAAALVDAAGEA, from the coding sequence ATGTCAGGATTTATGAGAACGGTGCAGGACGAGATGGGCAGTGAGGACGAGGCCGCTCCGGTGGAGATGCTCGCCTGCCTTTTCGAAGCCCGCGACTGGCCATTCGAACACACCTCCGACGACGAGATCTCGGCGGAAGTGAAAGGGAGTTGGGCGACCTACCAGATCCAGGCGGTCTGGCGCCGCGAGGACCGGGTGCTCCAGCTCCTGTGCCTCCCTGACATTCGGGTGACCGATGCCAAGCGCGCGGCGGTTTACGAGGCACTGGCGATGATCAACGAACAGCTTTGGGTCGGCCATTTCGATGTCTGGTCCAACGGCAGCGTCGTGCTCTACCGCCACGGCCTGATGCTGGGCGAGGACGGCCTGCTCGGTCCCGGGCAGGCGCAGATGGTGGTCGAGGCGGCGATCGAGGAGTGCGATCGCTTCTACCCGGTCTTCCAGTTCATCCTGTGGGGCGACAAGACTCCCTCCGAAGCGCTCGCGGCAGCGCTCGTCGACGCGGCCGGAGAAGCCTGA